TCCTGTTGTCCCTCTTACAATTACACTATTAAGCAATTAGGCACTTATTAAGGCAACAAGTAGCAAAttctttataaaatatactaaatatttatgaaaatataaaccTTTCGCTTAGCTTTATCGGGTCCTATACTATTTTATTCtacattcaataaaaatattaaacagaTCTTTTTTCGGTTGAAGTCATGTGAAAACTATGCTGCGTTAAAATAGCATAAATCTATTTTTAAACAATACAGTTTTCACACACTAAAACGTATTGTTCACAAAATTTGTCTCTATATAcgtattttatataaatgaatATTTACTTTAAATGCTATATAAAGTGGTCTAAATTAATCGATTAAATGAAACACGTTGAGAATTgtacttaaatacaaaatattcataactgatatacatattatttatacgCCTTAGCCGTAAGCGATTTGGAATATTTCACGCTGCAATAAAAATAGTGGATTTTCtactatatatgtatgtagctataaaatacaatttattccTACGTTTGTAAATGGACGGATACAGTAAAAATCTACGTAATATCGGACATGTTAAACTTTGTTAGGTATTTGACAGAGTTCAATGACCTACCAAACAATGCTCAACCAACAACAAATTTGAAGTCTATCTATAATGCATTGATGTTAAAATTTTCAGACATAATTGATATGATCTCTGCAAACTTGAACTTTCAAACAAATGAAGCAAGTGATATTTCAAAGAAAAACCTAGAAAATAAAGGTTGGTACTTCATAAGATTATTTTATAGCCGCAGTACCTATTAATCTACGTAATCAATTTCCATCTGTCACACGAAAAATTctcaggataaacttattcctATATTAATTTCATTAGATAAGACATTGTAAACTGACGTCAACTTCGTGAAATGACAAACAAAAGTAGTTTGGAAGTTAGAAGatagaaaataacaatataatattacaaacGGTTAGATTAGGTAGATAAGAAGTTCGTTTAAGATTGCAAATAAATGCACGTGGAAAAAACATAACCCTACTTTTGGCGGGTAGAAACTTACAAGTCCAAGTTTGCAAAGGTCAACCACGCTTCGAACATCGGAAGTCAATATCGCATCcgtgaacgcaaaaatatcctggaATCTTTTGTCATTTTGCTAATATTCATTTAGAACTTATGTATGTCTCCAACTTATGTAAGTTTTAACAGGATGTTTGCATAAGACCAAAGATTTTAGGATAATTTTGCGTTAACTGTTGTCAGTTTGACCACTGGTGTTCGAAGACCCTTCTGTAACAGCCTAGAGTTATTTGACACGCATGGATCGCTGTTTGTTCATATTGGTGAGCATTAGGGAGATGTAGGAAGTGAGCAGATCGTCCATCTTGTAGCCGAGGGAGGTTTCACAGAGCAGCTTGGAGCCGCGAACTAGGTTGCCGATCGTCATGTGGAAATACGTGTTGCCTGATGACCAGTTGGATATCCTCGTGAACGGATGGGTGACCAGGATGTCCTACAAGAAAAGAGGTGGTTAGTTGAAGTATACTTGCGTAGATAAGGTGGATCaaaaggccgcatcgaagccattcatctaaacagcaatattgcaaattgacattagcgcatataaaagtaagtgcgcaatgccaacaaatgtcaaaaagtgtCCTTTTTAACCCGTCAGCTGTCGTATTGTAGAGGATAGTGCTTATGATACAAAAATCTTTGATTACCAATAATGATTAATTTTGAACTGTGACACAGTTCGCGCTCTTACGTCATTTAAGAGTGAAGTaatacccagagggggtgaggtaggcaCCCGATAGGAATTGGCGGAGCGTTACCGTTCTGtttgtatgtagtattattctatgcttatgtTTTTTACTaagtttgtatttttgtaatatagtTCTAAAGAAGCCAAAAAAGggcgaaaagaaaattattgttattataacacattgattattttctttaagtttgtaaatacaaaaatagatgTCAATCTAAGTACTTATCGCCATTCAAAATGTTCCCACAAGAGTAGAGTTCCTTATCAATTGTTTGATTAATTGTTTTGACGGTTTTACTCGATTTTAATAACTATTTCTTTACTAAACTAAACAAACTACGATCCCCACGGGAACCGTCGTTTTGTAATAATGGGATGTTATGCAATAATACCACTGTTTTGTTGCGGGCCAGTAGTCATAACACCTTTCAAATCGGTGGGAAAATTTGACTATCAAAACGTATTCTGTTATTGTTATTCTTTTAAAAGGAAATGAAATTTGAATATCTAAGATGAGTCAATGTGGGACTGGAGAATGTTTTGTGTTGGTGGACAGGCGGCGAAGAGTAGCGTGTTGATATTTATACATTTCGGCGAGTGGAACTCCCTTTTGGCGGCTGTACATTCTCTAGCGAGTGATCTCGTCAAGTTTTACCATGTACACTCTCCAACTCAGCCCGCCGCGGGGTCTCGCCGAGATCTCGTGCCCAATAGGCCTGCCTGCGAGAATTTAAACGAGAGCTATCATGTACTCTCTCGCACTTGGCACGGCCTTGGGGTGTCTCACTGACAGTGTACAGCCATCAGTATTAAAATATTGGCAGGTATTTTATCCTTTCGTTGTAAACGGTACTAATCGTATGCCTAATGCAAACAGCAAAGGACTGTAGCAGCTTCAGGCGGAGTGTTTACCGAAATAATttgggtgttataaaaataatttaccttAGTTTGCGGATGGATCAAACTGACGCCGTGTTTGTTGATGGCGATGAGTAGGAGCTCGGGGTAGTTCGGTTCTGTTGTCTGTTTGACCTCGAAGAACGCAGAGCCGAAGGTGGGCCACCGGTAGATGACCTTGAGGAAGGTGATTTTGGCATCCTCGGGCGTCATGCCGGCGTCCTGGTTGTAGGACGCGACAATGGCGCGCTTCCAATCCGCTGAGCTCTGCATCTTGATCAGGTCCGCTGGGATGAGCTCGCGAAGCATTTGGCTGCAATGATGAGGAAAGTTGAATAAGGGGGTAATAAAGGTAAAGCGTGCGGAGATCCAGAAAATTGAAGAAGAATGAGAATgaccatattattataatgatctACCGTGATAGCACAAAAAGTGGCCAGTTTAAGGAAATATACTTCATTTAGAGTTGTAAGACACatagtccttttaaaatcctatcccaattaattatttgttataaCATAAACGACCTTTATACGTcctgctgctgggcacaggcttccccctccggttgattgaaattattataagaaaaacaaTACAACAATGTTACATGAGgtatgttaggggcctttggcggctcaatattaaccctgacaccagggttgctgaggttggtaatccacctcacaacccacacgatagaagaagaagaatgtttaTTTCATATAAGTTTTTTCACAAAAGTATACTAGTGTTTCCTTAAGCAACAAATTGCCTGTGCAAAACTCATGTATGCATGATTCTAATGATTCAGATCAGATTTTAATGCATGTATAGTTTGTGTATGAGTGTGTTGATTTGTGAAATTAGTGTATCTGAAAAGGGTCTCAGAAGAGTAAGGTAAGAACTCACGGTATAGCCTGCAGCTCCTGCTTGTTGTCTCCAAAGCGCGCGCGGTAGGCCAGCGCTGCGAGCCGCGCCGCCTCTTCGCGTCCACAACGATGGTACCCTCTCAACAGCTTGGGCAACTCCTGGTGGAAGTGGAAGATCACGTCCGCTGCCCGGTCCTTGCCCGGCACCGTGTTCGTCCACAACTTCTTCATGAAGAATACCTACGGAAACGCAACAGTCAATCAGTCATCAATTTCTCATCGGTAGGGATACCGTTTATCGGGGTATGATATTTCCCTAAACTTGAGTTACGGACCGGTTTATAACATAAAGTCAAGAAAGTCAATGATAATGCAATTTCTATTTTTGCCTATTCCAGCCAGCTGACAACTGATAAAGCAAACATTATTTTTCATAGCTTAtagtgtttctttttatagATTGGATTGCATGTGTGTTTGTCTCTTGGATGTGTGTTTAATTACTTTACTCTTACGCTTTAAATGGGAACTTAACCCATTATTTATTAGGCCCGCTGAACCACGAAgctatttattttatgctaATCATGTACAACTTGTGATATAATGGGCTAGATTCAAGATAGTATATTATCAAATGTAAACAACTTAAAAAGTACACTATAAAATGACATTGACCGTCCATTAATTTGAACAAATAAACACAATTAATAAAGAAACTTAATCTTACCTGATAAGTAAATTGTGGAGTAATGCCATCACGTGTCGGCCGCGCTTTCTTGATCCAATCAGTGAGATGTCGCACGAAGTCGAAGAAGAAATCTCCTTCCGGCACAGAAATCACCTTATCAGCTATTTTAACAAACAAACTAAAGCCCTCACTAGATCTGAGATTCAGTCTCTGTGCTATATTTTGGCAGAAGTCCTTCGCTCTCGTTGACGAATCGACTTCAAAAGCCTCGTCTGTATCATCTGGGAAGTAAACTTTATGGAATATCTGCGTCGTCTTGTGCTGAATAGCCTCCACCTCCACCTGGTGTGGAGGATACTTCCTTTGgccattcctcaaagttttctgcAGTCTTTGGAGTGAGTCTTGAGCAATTGGATACCTTCTAGTTCTGAGGAAGAGAGTTAGTTCTCGTAACAAGCCCTGGCTACACGCGAACAGTCCCGTAGCCAGCCACATCAGCTCCCAGCCCCTTTCTTCTGACATTCTGTTCCGATTATCAGTCAGCTGTTTCATTATTTGGCAGTAGATTTCATCACGTAGTATCTCGTGTTTCAGTGGGCCATCGAAGATGTGGTCTGTGTATTCATTGCCGATGCGGGGTCGTTTAGAGGGCAGGTCTCCCATGTATTTTAGAATTGCCGTGAAAGCGAAACAGGCTTCCTCTGCCAACTCCTCTTTAGCTTGTAGTTTCTTTAACAACGGTTGTTTTATCGGTTCCCTAGAATGTCGCCAGAGCTCTTCCGAACCGCCGCGTTTAGCTGTGGAGAGTGTAAGGGCTTTGGATACTGTGCGTTTAGGCGGCAGTCGGAAGTGGTCCATAGCATATTCTAGTAACGTGTGTGGTTTGTCTCTGCTTTCGGTTCCGTTAAGAGTTGCAGTCACCACACGACGACCGTGCTGAGCTCCTTCTTGACAGAATAGCAATAATATATCTGGTGGAGGTTTTGTCAGTGCAGGCAGAACATACACCGTCTCTGCTGGGAAGTCTCCTCGCTCCATTGTCCTCTCGCAACGCCCGATACACCAGCCGTTGTTTAGTACAGACTCACCAGTGCTGTCTTCCTCTAAAATAATCAGATCTCCTTTATTGAACGTTAAGAAACTGGATCCTTCCCCAGGAGCTTTGTAGTCTTGAAGTGCAATCACGTATTTAGATCTTTTTTTCAAGCCTTCTAAAAAGTAAACCACTAAATCTCTGATATCTTCGGCATTAGGACTTTGGAATGTGAATTCTTCACCGCGCACAGTTGACAGGCTAAACGTTTGTGTGAACACTTTGTTGGTTTTCTGACTCGACACTGTTGTGATTTCTGGGAACGAAAGTTCCAACAAAACTTGCTCCTGGTCATCGACAACATACACTCCCGTCCAATTTACAGCGATTATAACATCATTTTTGGGCAAATTGGGACCAGAGTTTCTGTAAGCTTCATAAAATCGAGAGAACAGTAGAGGCCATTTAAATTTCGCGTAACTAACAACGTCTTCTTTCACTCTGTACGCTGGAACTTTTTCTTTCACGTAGTAACTCTTTTTATATGCTTGCACTACCAGAGCTCCCCATCTGTCTACTGCCTTCTCGACACCAGTGAGACAGTAATCTGGAATATAGTTCGGCAGAAGTGTATATAGTCGCTCGGTGTTCATGTCTTGCCCGTATTCGATGTAATATTGCTGGGCTGCAATCATTgctaaatcttcttctttgtcaCATCTGTACTCGCCGAACTTGACTCCTCTCACCACTTGTTGGTAAATCAAGTTCGTAGCTACTTGGTCTTCAGTAGGATCATGCCAAGGAGCAAATATTTCTTTCCTGAAGAATAACCTCCAGGGAGCGTTTCTCTCTTGAGCCCCCTGTTCTTTCGCATACTGCTCGCATTGGGAAATGGCATCCATCACATGGTCGCCTCCACTTCCCAACGAGCTCACTTTATCAAACAGTGCAATGTACAATGAAAAACCAAACTGGTCTCTCAACCCGATCTTATCGGATAGTTGATTGCATAATTCTCTTGCAGTTGTTGCCGAGTCGGCTAGTAAAGTCTTTGTGTTGCCATCCATGAATGTTATTGGTAACATTATGGGCTTTTTAGACTTTGTTGCTTGTAGCTCCAGCCACGATGGGGGCTGGTTTCTTGTACCGTTGTTGAAGGTCCGTTTCAGACGGTCCTCGCAGTACGGGGCATAACCTGGCGGGCCTTCTCTTATGAAAGCTCTCAGGTAATTAACAAACTTCTCACTGGGGGCGAAACAGCCCACACAGAGTGAGAGTAAAATCCATCCTCTGGCGTGAGAGGATTTGGACGGATTATTGGTCAGCTGCTTGCATATTTGGCAGTATATTTCGTCTCTTAATTCAGCGCGCAGAATGCCGTGACCGATGATGAAGTGTAGTTTCTCCAAGTTTGACGTTGGACGCGACTCTAGCCACGACTGGTAGCTGTCAGCTGTGTACTCTTCATCCTGGAAAATTATTTCGATTTAAGAATATTattctacttatttttttatcttccagattttattataaatttaaaaaagaaaaggttaccTGTAGTTTCCTCCTAACGTCTTCTCCAAGTTTGTTCTTCCTTTTCAAGGTCAATGACACCAGCTTATGTCTGATGGACCTTGGTTTCTGTTTGTTCAAATACGCGTCAGGGTCCACACCCATCATTTGTGCCTCTTGGAATTCTTTGGACCTGATGAAGTTTCTTCCAAGTGTTGCGGTCACTTTGGACATGACAGACGTATTGTCTCTGTCCATAGTGTGGTACCGAGGCTCTGGGAGGTCTCCAGTGAAGCGCAAGATAGTGATCCATAAAGCTTGAGCGGCCTGAAAATTGAATAAAGACCATTAATTTTTGAGagcaaaattgaaaatcttcGAAACTTCCAAAACTCGGACCCAAAACATGgtcgttttttatttgctccaaGTCAAGCATGGAAGCAGTATCTAGTAATAGgtagttttaattacttaatcaGATGTATTGAATGATAATAGCGATGTCAGTTTTATCAATGCATTAAGGATCCATTGAGGCAATTTAGATTATCTAACAGCTATTTTTACCGTTTAGCGACTAATAGCACAAAtaggattttatttattttgcctaAGTCACTGAACTATTTTAAGTCCTATACAAACTCATCTTCATTTTCCATTACAATGTGACCAAAACTAAAAAGGTTTTTATGGCATGACCGGAAATATAAGCAACTACATACGTCCAACTGTTGAACACAGGTTTCCCCCTCcatcaaccggatggggtatggaacatattcctccacgctgccccactgcgagttggtagaggtgttttactTCTAGTGGTCagaaccaacgacttaacgtgtcttgtattctattgtgtgggttgtgaggtggattaccccggtgtcagggttactttacttttgagccgccaaagacccctgacatggctcaagtaacgattatgtacttacatgagtaagtagtaactgggaccaagggcttaacatGCCACGAGGAAACGGgcctggtgatcagcctgtaatgtcctaaccaaactagggatcacaaagtgagttttgtgatatgtccccactgggattcgaacccaagaactccggttcgtgagcctgactcaaccactggaccacggaggccgttgcgtGCCTTTTAAAGCGCGGAAACATATGCAACTAAGaaaattatttatcaaaaaccCTCACCAGCTGATCACCCTGTGTATGCAGTGGCAGCAATGGATGCTTCAAAGGTTTCCTCGAGTACTGGTGCGTGACGTTGCCTTGGAAGTATGTGGCGGCGAACTTCTGGAACTTGTATTCCGAGAGGTCCTCCTCGTCTTCTGATGTTGTCTGCATTGGTGTCACCGTctgcgtaaaaatgtataaaggattgcataacatttttgaattaagCTTGTCCAAGATTTCATTATTAACTTTCATTCCAAAAGATTAGAAAAAATGATTAGAAAAATAAAGCCATTGACTCAGGTCATGGCGTGATCAAGAGAAATAGGGATTAATTTTTATATAGAAGATACTTTTTACAGACGAGCAGCAACGCATGTACGCATGTAATTTTTGTTAGCCAATGTCGACACAGTTGGCGTTAATACCATATAGTGTTTATTTTCTGGCATTTCCCCAAATTTTCAGAAGGATTGGATGTCTCTTTACAAACGAAGAGCAATGAAACATCTTACCTCTTGTTGATCAGCCCTGAGTTGCGGCAGGTCGCTAAACACAGACGTGTCTTTCGGCGCAGGCGCCTCGCTACTGGAGTCGGGCAGGAAGTCAAACATGGCTTCCACCAGCTTGCTGTCGTCCACGGGCTCGTCCTGCTTCCGCGCTGCTTCCTGTAGCAGCGTCCGCTTCGCCTCCAGCTGGCGTTTCTCTTCCAACGCCAGCTCCGCTTCACGACGCTCCAGTTCGTACATGCGTTCCTGGTGATAAAGAATTTTATTAGTTAGTGTCACGCAATCAATCAATGCTTCAGGTTAGGTTtacggatcctgtgaaaacgggataacgctagggagatgatgacgatgaattaGTTACTTAAATATCCTATAACCAAAAACTTGCCTGGAacagattgctacttagcattAAGCCCTATTGTActcttctatttctttttttttttttgtaatcttaTATTTCCCGTCTGCaatgtatttgttatgttatattaacatttatttttaaagattgaATTTTCCTGGTGTACCGGCAACGACTCCGCCCCTAGTGCAAAGCATGATAGTGCTTTTAGAGTTACATAATTCTTTAGATAGTATATATCGATCGACAGTGAAGTGCCGACAACTGTTGATGTAGAAGATATAAAGACAAGTACTTGCACCCGGCGTGTTTGATTTCTGATAATGAACTATGTACAAGATAAATGAGTGGGAAGCTGATTAACATaatagtacctatttatatcgCATATGCATAAATATTAAACCTTATAAggttaacattaaaaataacacaaaaatattacaacatttttgtacttCCAGAGATACGTTACGacaacaaaaagatttttttttttttaaatgactatCTGTTACTTTATACAACATTCtgacataagtacatacaataAAAGTAACATGACACAATGGAAGTccataaaataaaccaaataaataatattattagcgGGAAAAATATGTTTGCATATACATTGCACACTCACTCTCACACATATTCATAAACACCCTCATTTACGCACACAAATATATACCCCACACTCCAATACTTAGATGTACTTAatctatttttattcaattttatatttatattttatgtttcctgtggttattattattgttggcaTGCGTCAATCTTACAAGACTTGTATCCCATATTCGACGGTTTCCCaaatacaggctccgcctagtttgggaacctttattcattttgtaaaacttataattattgtaCCGCACCTCAAACATATAATacctaacaaataaataataataatatttaccggGGGACGAAATGTACTGAGAAATCCCGGTTGGTCCCACATCGTTATGTGCTCGTCTCAACCCTGACCCAGCTGCACTATAACTATTCCGTTTATTGTCAATAGTGTGATAATAAAATATGCCATTAGACCGTCGGTTGcaagtaattaaataacttgAAAACGCGTTAACACTTGCAACTATGTACATAAGTTGATTGAAGAAGCAAAACTACTCGTACGTAATGAGCGATCTAATTGTGTATGAATTCTGGTTTAGTTGGACGAGTTTTTATGATTCAGATCCATGACTACTTTACgtgatataattatttttctctatGCTAGTAGCGATCATCCcagttt
This portion of the Pectinophora gossypiella chromosome 1, ilPecGoss1.1, whole genome shotgun sequence genome encodes:
- the LOC126381778 gene encoding myosin-VIIa isoform X2, coding for MDLYFEGDYIWIEPVSGREFDVAIGARVLAAEGRRIRVRDDDGNEQWLPPERRIKAMHATSVHGVEDMISLGDLHEAGILRNLLIRYNENLIYTYTGSILVAVNPYQILPIYTADQIKLYKERKIGELPPHIFAIGDNAYAHMRRYGQDQCIVISGESGAGKTESTKLILQYLAAISGKHSWIEQQILEANPILEAFGNAKTVRNDNSSRFGKYIDIHFNSGGVIEGAKIEQYLLEKSRIVSQGTEERNYHVFYCLLAGLSKDEKKKLELGEPSEYRYLSAGGSFTCEGRDDAAEFADIRSAMKVLLFSEPEIWEILKLLAAVLHCGNIKYEATVVDNLDATEIIEQANVRRVAHLLGVPMQSLIDALTRKTLFAHGETVVSTLSRDQSVDIRDAFVKGIYGRLFVTIVKKINAAIYKPKCTTRTAIGVLDIFGFENFDHNSFEQFCINFANENLQQFFVRHIFKLEQEEYNHEGINWQHIEFVDNQDALDLIALKQLNIMALIDEESKFPKGTDQTMLAKLHKTHGLHRNYLKPKSDINTSFGLNHFAGIVFYDTRGFLEKNRDTFSADLLQLIHISTNKFLQHIFQDDIAMGSETRKRTPTLSTQFKKSLDLLMRTLGTCQPFFIRCIKPNEYKKPMMFDRGLCCRQLRYSGMMETIRIRRAGYPIRHSFKEFVERYRFLISGVPPAHKTDCRAATAKICATVLGKSDYQLGHTKVFLKDAHDLFLEQERDRVLTRKILILQRSIRGWVYRRRFLKMRAAAVLIQRHWRGKLQRIRYNKMKVGYARLQALIRARVLAHRFRHLRGHIVSLQAAARGYLVRRSYGHKMWAIVKIQSHVRRLIAMRRYKRLKQETIAHNEALRLRRQEEQRLQHQGNTRAKEIAEQNYRERMYELERREAELALEEKRQLEAKRTLLQEAARKQDEPVDDSKLVEAMFDFLPDSSSEAPAPKDTSVFSDLPQLRADQQETVTPMQTTSEDEEDLSEYKFQKFAATYFQGNVTHQYSRKPLKHPLLPLHTQGDQLAAQALWITILRFTGDLPEPRYHTMDRDNTSVMSKVTATLGRNFIRSKEFQEAQMMGVDPDAYLNKQKPRSIRHKLVSLTLKRKNKLGEDVRRKLQDEEYTADSYQSWLESRPTSNLEKLHFIIGHGILRAELRDEIYCQICKQLTNNPSKSSHARGWILLSLCVGCFAPSEKFVNYLRAFIREGPPGYAPYCEDRLKRTFNNGTRNQPPSWLELQATKSKKPIMLPITFMDGNTKTLLADSATTARELCNQLSDKIGLRDQFGFSLYIALFDKVSSLGSGGDHVMDAISQCEQYAKEQGAQERNAPWRLFFRKEIFAPWHDPTEDQVATNLIYQQVVRGVKFGEYRCDKEEDLAMIAAQQYYIEYGQDMNTERLYTLLPNYIPDYCLTGVEKAVDRWGALVVQAYKKSYYVKEKVPAYRVKEDVVSYAKFKWPLLFSRFYEAYRNSGPNLPKNDVIIAVNWTGVYVVDDQEQVLLELSFPEITTVSSQKTNKVFTQTFSLSTVRGEEFTFQSPNAEDIRDLVVYFLEGLKKRSKYVIALQDYKAPGEGSSFLTFNKGDLIILEEDSTGESVLNNGWCIGRCERTMERGDFPAETVYVLPALTKPPPDILLLFCQEGAQHGRRVVTATLNGTESRDKPHTLLEYAMDHFRLPPKRTVSKALTLSTAKRGGSEELWRHSREPIKQPLLKKLQAKEELAEEACFAFTAILKYMGDLPSKRPRIGNEYTDHIFDGPLKHEILRDEIYCQIMKQLTDNRNRMSEERGWELMWLATGLFACSQGLLRELTLFLRTRRYPIAQDSLQRLQKTLRNGQRKYPPHQVEVEAIQHKTTQIFHKVYFPDDTDEAFEVDSSTRAKDFCQNIAQRLNLRSSEGFSLFVKIADKVISVPEGDFFFDFVRHLTDWIKKARPTRDGITPQFTYQVFFMKKLWTNTVPGKDRAADVIFHFHQELPKLLRGYHRCGREEAARLAALAYRARFGDNKQELQAIPQMLRELIPADLIKMQSSADWKRAIVASYNQDAGMTPEDAKITFLKVIYRWPTFGSAFFEVKQTTEPNYPELLLIAINKHGVSLIHPQTKDILVTHPFTRISNWSSGNTYFHMTIGNLVRGSKLLCETSLGYKMDDLLTSYISLMLTNMNKQRSMRVK
- the LOC126381778 gene encoding myosin-VIIa isoform X1; amino-acid sequence: MVIVTRGDYIWIEPVSGREFDVAIGARVLAAEGRRIRVRDDDGNEQWLPPERRIKAMHATSVHGVEDMISLGDLHEAGILRNLLIRYNENLIYTYTGSILVAVNPYQILPIYTADQIKLYKERKIGELPPHIFAIGDNAYAHMRRYGQDQCIVISGESGAGKTESTKLILQYLAAISGKHSWIEQQILEANPILEAFGNAKTVRNDNSSRFGKYIDIHFNSGGVIEGAKIEQYLLEKSRIVSQGTEERNYHVFYCLLAGLSKDEKKKLELGEPSEYRYLSAGGSFTCEGRDDAAEFADIRSAMKVLLFSEPEIWEILKLLAAVLHCGNIKYEATVVDNLDATEIIEQANVRRVAHLLGVPMQSLIDALTRKTLFAHGETVVSTLSRDQSVDIRDAFVKGIYGRLFVTIVKKINAAIYKPKCTTRTAIGVLDIFGFENFDHNSFEQFCINFANENLQQFFVRHIFKLEQEEYNHEGINWQHIEFVDNQDALDLIALKQLNIMALIDEESKFPKGTDQTMLAKLHKTHGLHRNYLKPKSDINTSFGLNHFAGIVFYDTRGFLEKNRDTFSADLLQLIHISTNKFLQHIFQDDIAMGSETRKRTPTLSTQFKKSLDLLMRTLGTCQPFFIRCIKPNEYKKPMMFDRGLCCRQLRYSGMMETIRIRRAGYPIRHSFKEFVERYRFLISGVPPAHKTDCRAATAKICATVLGKSDYQLGHTKVFLKDAHDLFLEQERDRVLTRKILILQRSIRGWVYRRRFLKMRAAAVLIQRHWRGKLQRIRYNKMKVGYARLQALIRARVLAHRFRHLRGHIVSLQAAARGYLVRRSYGHKMWAIVKIQSHVRRLIAMRRYKRLKQETIAHNEALRLRRQEEQRLQHQGNTRAKEIAEQNYRERMYELERREAELALEEKRQLEAKRTLLQEAARKQDEPVDDSKLVEAMFDFLPDSSSEAPAPKDTSVFSDLPQLRADQQETVTPMQTTSEDEEDLSEYKFQKFAATYFQGNVTHQYSRKPLKHPLLPLHTQGDQLAAQALWITILRFTGDLPEPRYHTMDRDNTSVMSKVTATLGRNFIRSKEFQEAQMMGVDPDAYLNKQKPRSIRHKLVSLTLKRKNKLGEDVRRKLQDEEYTADSYQSWLESRPTSNLEKLHFIIGHGILRAELRDEIYCQICKQLTNNPSKSSHARGWILLSLCVGCFAPSEKFVNYLRAFIREGPPGYAPYCEDRLKRTFNNGTRNQPPSWLELQATKSKKPIMLPITFMDGNTKTLLADSATTARELCNQLSDKIGLRDQFGFSLYIALFDKVSSLGSGGDHVMDAISQCEQYAKEQGAQERNAPWRLFFRKEIFAPWHDPTEDQVATNLIYQQVVRGVKFGEYRCDKEEDLAMIAAQQYYIEYGQDMNTERLYTLLPNYIPDYCLTGVEKAVDRWGALVVQAYKKSYYVKEKVPAYRVKEDVVSYAKFKWPLLFSRFYEAYRNSGPNLPKNDVIIAVNWTGVYVVDDQEQVLLELSFPEITTVSSQKTNKVFTQTFSLSTVRGEEFTFQSPNAEDIRDLVVYFLEGLKKRSKYVIALQDYKAPGEGSSFLTFNKGDLIILEEDSTGESVLNNGWCIGRCERTMERGDFPAETVYVLPALTKPPPDILLLFCQEGAQHGRRVVTATLNGTESRDKPHTLLEYAMDHFRLPPKRTVSKALTLSTAKRGGSEELWRHSREPIKQPLLKKLQAKEELAEEACFAFTAILKYMGDLPSKRPRIGNEYTDHIFDGPLKHEILRDEIYCQIMKQLTDNRNRMSEERGWELMWLATGLFACSQGLLRELTLFLRTRRYPIAQDSLQRLQKTLRNGQRKYPPHQVEVEAIQHKTTQIFHKVYFPDDTDEAFEVDSSTRAKDFCQNIAQRLNLRSSEGFSLFVKIADKVISVPEGDFFFDFVRHLTDWIKKARPTRDGITPQFTYQVFFMKKLWTNTVPGKDRAADVIFHFHQELPKLLRGYHRCGREEAARLAALAYRARFGDNKQELQAIPQMLRELIPADLIKMQSSADWKRAIVASYNQDAGMTPEDAKITFLKVIYRWPTFGSAFFEVKQTTEPNYPELLLIAINKHGVSLIHPQTKDILVTHPFTRISNWSSGNTYFHMTIGNLVRGSKLLCETSLGYKMDDLLTSYISLMLTNMNKQRSMRVK